The following proteins come from a genomic window of Sorghum bicolor cultivar BTx623 chromosome 3, Sorghum_bicolor_NCBIv3, whole genome shotgun sequence:
- the LOC8082171 gene encoding aldehyde dehydrogenase family 2 member C4 yields the protein MASNGSNGKAAPAAGVVVPEIKFTKLFINGEFVDAASGKTFETRDPRTGDVLAHVAEADKADVDLAVKSARDAFEHGKWPRMSGYERGRIMSKLADLVEQHTEELAALDGADAGKLVLLGKIIDIPAATQMLRYYAGAADKIHGEVLRVSGKYQGYTLKEPVGVVGVIIPWNFPTMMFFLKVSPALAAGCTVVVKPAEQTPLSALYYAHLAKLAGVPDGVINVVPGFGPTAGAALTSHMDVDSVAFTGSTEVGRLIMESAARSNLKMVSLELGGKSPLIVFDDADVDMAVNLSRLAIFYNKGEVCVAGSRVYVQEGIYDEFVKKAVEAAQNWKVGDPFDVTTNMGPQVDKDQFERVLKYIEHGKSEGATLLTGGKPAADKGYYIEPTIFVDVTEDMKIAQEEIFGPVMSLMKFRSVDEVIEKANCTKYGLAAGIVTKSLDIANRVSRSVRAGTVWVNCYYAFDPDAPFGGYKMSGFGRDQGLAAMDKYLQVKSVITALPDSPWY from the exons ATGGCGAGCAACGGCAGCAACGGcaaggcggcgccggcggcgggcgTGGTGGTGCCGGAGATCAAGTTCACCAAGCTCTTCATCAACGGCGAGTTCGTCGACGCCGCCTCCG GCAAGACATTCGAGACCAGGGACCCACGGACCGGCGACGTGCTGGCCCACGTAGCAGAGGCAGACAAAGCTGACGTGGACCTGGCGGTCAAGTCCGCCCGGGACGCCTTCGAGCACGGCAAGTGGCCCCGCATGTCAGGCTAC GAGCGTGGCCGGATCATGAGCAAGCTGGCGGACCTGGTGGAGCAGCACACGGAGGAGCTGGCGGCGCTGGACGGCGCGGACGCCGGGAAGCTGGTGCTGCTGGGCAAGATCATCGACATCCCGGCGGCCACGCAGATGCTTCGCTACTACGCGGGCGCCGCCGACAAGATCCACGGCGAGGTGCTGCGCGTCTCCGGCAAGTACCAGGGGTACACGCTCAAGGAGCCCGTCGGCGTCGTGGGGGTGATCATCCCGTGGAACTTCCCCACCATGATGTTCTTCCTCAAGGTCAGCCCGGCGCTCGCCGCCGGGTGCACCGTCGTCGTCAAGCCCGCCGAGCAGACGCCGCTCTCCGCGCTCTACTACGCGCACCTCGCCAAGCTGGCCGGCGTTCCGGACGGAGTCATCAACGTCGTCCCCGGGTTCGGCCCCACCGCCGGCGCCGCGCTCACCTCCCACATGGACGTCGACAGCGTCGCCTTCACCGGCTCCACAGAGGTCGGTCGCCTCATCATGGAGTCCGCCGCGCGGAGCAACCTCAAGATGGTCTCCCTGGAGCTCGGCGGCAAGTCGCCGCTCATCGTCTTCGACGACGCCGACGTCGACATGGCCGTCAACCTCTCGCGCCTCGCCATCTTCTACAACAAG GGAGAGGTTTGCGTCGCGGGATCGCGCGTGTACGTGCAGGAAGGGATCTATGACGAGTTCGTCAAGAAGGCCGTGGAGGCCGCGCAGAACTGGAAGGTTGGAGACCCGTTCGATGTCACCACCAACATGGGTCCTCAG GTCGACAAGGACCAATTTGAGAGGGTGCTAAAGTACATTGAGCATGGCAAGAGCGAAGGAGCCACCCTGCTCACCGGCGGCAAGCCCGCCGCCGACAAAGGGTACTACATTGAGCCCACCATCTTTGTCGATGTCACG GAGGACATGAAGATCGCGCAGGAAGAGATCTTCGGCCCCGTCATGTCCCTCATGAAGTTCAG GTCGGTTGATGAGGTGATCGAGAAGGCCAACTGCACCAAGTACGGGCTCGCCGCCGGCATCGTGACCAAGAGCCTGGACATCGCCAACCGGGTGTCGCGGTCGGTGCGCGCCGGCACCGTGTGGGTGAACTGCTACTACGCCTTCGACCCGGACGCGCCTTTCGGCGGGTACAAGATGAGCGGATTCGGCCGGGACCAGGGGCTGGCGGCCATGGACAAGTACCTGCAGGTCAAGAGCGTCATCACCGCGCTCCCGGACTCGCCGTGGTATTGA